GAAACTGGGACAAATCGTTGCTGCTCGGAAACCTTACAAAGTAAATGCAGTAAAGAATGAGTGATGGTGTCACATAATTGGTGATAGTAGCCAAAATCTTTCTGGATGGTCATGTTGTTATTATTTACTCTCGTTGGATATTACACTATAGAGAACTAGAACCTATTTAGTCTATTTTCAAGTTCGAATGAGACGCACTTATACTATTTTTGTACTTTGCGATTACGGACACAGTAATACATCAGTCGAATGACAATGCGCATTATTTACATTATGTTAAATCGTGCGGTAAGAGTTGTTCGGCGAAGCAACAGTACCTTAATTCGATATGACAATTACCTCTTAAATCATCATTAATACGGATGGTGGCGCCACTCAGCCGTTGTTATTTTAAAATCGGTAATATTCAGTTTAGATATTGTTTAACCCGTTACGTGGTCGACGCTAAGTATGGGGTTAAGATACATCGTGGATCAGAGTTTTCAACTCCTGGTTTGCGGCCATAAAGTAAAGTCTTATCTGGTTACGGTTCGTAATGTCGCCATGTTGAATATCGCTAGCAATATTGTCGATGTCTCCTACGATAAAACTTATAGAGTTAGCCACCTTGCCTACTTTATCCATCACATCACTCAAATCTTGGGTGAAGTACTGCGTTTGTAATAAAAAGGACTCTTGCTGATTGATTTGATTCTGTGTAGCCCTAACCTGCGACTCTAAATGGTGGACTTTATCCTGAGCATTCGAAATAAGCACTGCTAACGCAATTAGACCAGGTATGCCAAAGATACCGAGGCCTATTAAGTAGTATTTCTGCTTATTCAGTGCATCCAGTTCCCGCTTTTCACCATCAAGGTTAGATTGAAGCCCAGCAATAGTGGCTTTCAAATCTACGGTAATGGTTTGTAACGCTTGGCTGTTCTCAGCGATAGTCTTATTTGCTTGTCTCACTTGCTCCAAACAATCATCCACAGCCACCTGCGTCGACTTTGCCTCTTGTTGCACGTGGTCAACAAAGCTTTGTAGCTCTACATCCGTTTCCGTATCTAGTATCGCCAGTTGGTTATTGATCTCATCATCTATCGAGTCGGCAAACGATAAGGCATCAGCTTGCATACTTTGTATTTGGGGGACAAGATGATTAACGGTCGTTTCCATACTTTGTTGGATGGTAACGGCATTACGAGGCAAGCCACTGAATTGAGCAATCACTTTTTCAGAAGCCTGCATGTTGGCAATAGCTTGTGACAAAATGCCATCAGTTTTGGTACCCATAAAATTCTCCGAACGACCCCAAAACGCCTGTCTTAGGGTCTATTAACAAAAGATTAAGCGGCTAACCCGTTAACATAATCAGCGAGAGTCGCATTGCTCGGTACAATGACTGGGCTCACACCGGCCATTTGTGCCTTGGTAATGTTGATGTCAGTGATGACATCTTTTACAACCGTGTTAGCGGCCATTAGCCACATCTTGCGAACAGCATCGGGAGATTTGATACCAGTACTAATGTCTTTGCTCAGCATGTCTAAATCAGAGGAAAGTGCATCCCAAGAGTTGCTCATTTGAGAGGCAGCCGTAACGGCGTTCTGAGCTTGGTTTTGAAGGCCCGCAAAACCACTACTAATTGCAGAAGCAATGTGGACTTCTGCTGTTAGCGTTGAGCGTTGTTGATAAAGCGCTTGGCGCGAATTTAGTGAGTCTTTCAAAATCTTAGCACCAGCCGCAATGCCTGCCGTACCTGCTACCATCATAGCAACACCACCAATAACCACAGGCGTTGATGTCCCAGCAGTAACAAAGTCAGCCACTGCGCCGATCGCAGTAACGAACGCACCGCCGACAATTAAAAATCCGCCCGCCACAATGGTGGCAATAGAACCACTAACAGCGGCATTCAGTGAATCGATTTCGCCACTTAGTTTATTTAGGACACCATTATCACCGCCTACTTTGCTGTTTAGGTTTGTCACTACCGCTTGGAAGTTACCCGAGTCCTGAACCAGCGAGTCATGCAGACCCAGAATCACAAGGCGTGTGTTACTTGATACTTCTTGGTATTTTCTCGCTTCATCGCGAAGCACCGCTAGTGCATCAAGCCACTCCTTTTTTGTTGCGCCTTTAGGACACATAATTGGAATCGTTTGATATAGCGCAAAGTAGTTAGAAATATTGGTAATGTTGTCAAAGATCTCTGGTTGAATGGTATTGAGGTATTGATTGGCGTGGCCTTTTGCAGTGGCCAAACCCGCATTAATTTTCGTTTGGTCATCATGCAGGTCAGGGAATTTGCCAAAATCAACTGGCACTTGCTGCAGTACACTGTTGCAGTAGTTTTGAATTTGAAGAGCCTGTGAATTTTGAGCGACCATACCGTGGTCAATGGCAACGGCTGTTCCTGTAAGCATATTAGTTTCCTTTGAGAGTTATTTAGGGTGATTAAGATTTGTCGTGTGGGGATTAATTGGTTATTCCGGCATATACCGCTTTGATGTTGTCAATTTGATCGTCAAGCGCGTTCCACTCGATATCTCCGAGTTCCAGAGCATGAATCACATTCAGGATTTCTTGTTCAGTGCTCGCACTGGCGACAATGGTGGCCGCCGCCGCAAATTGGTCAGCAACGTTGTTCCAATGCGTCTCAACATTGGTCCAGGCACCGTAAGTTAGTGCTACCTGATCTATGAATAAATCGTTCTGAGCTTGAATGGATTTTGCTGCGCTCAATAAGCTATTTTCTTCCGCTAGTTCTTGATACAGCTCGGCCAATCTCTCGTTGTTTCTTGCCAATTGACGGACGGCCTCGCTCGCCTCTGTTGTACCGTCCATGATGCTATTGATGCCTGAGATCATGTACTGCGTAGAAGGCTTGGAATGGTCGGATTCAAGTTCACCATCCTCCGAAGACTCCCCTTTTGGCTTGCCGGTGTGATCAACTTTTATCGAAGCAATAATGGCTACGCCAATTTTCCCAATCCCTTCGCCAACCTCTTTACCGCCGTCGATAATAGCTTGAATGTTGGCTGAAATTTCTTGGTTGAGCTGCGTAATCTCTTCAACTTTTTGCTTGATTTCTTGATTCAACGCCTGTTCGATATCATTGATAACCTCAGTGTATCGAGCGTCGATATCGCTCAATTCTGTATTCATAACGCCAAACTTTTGAAAAAGAAGTTTGCTTTGTATCGCATTAGACTCGGCTTCACCTTTTAGGGTGTTGAACTCTTGAGCAATCATGGAAGCATTTGGCAGAAACCCATCCGTCCCTTGCTCGCGTAAGATACTTCTTAGTGCACTTGCAAGAGCGGAGAAACTCGATCCGAGAGTCAAGTCAGAGATCAGTTCTGACATGTTAGCGTTTGTATAAACGTGGGCTTGCATCTTCAGTTGTTCTTGAAAAGCTGCTGACTTGACCGCAAGATCTGAGCTGAGGTGATCAGAGTAAAGTTCCTCTTGATACTGCAGTAAGTTGGCGTATTTCTGGTTCAACAACGCGCGCTCAGAAGAACTCAAGTAATCCGTGAGCAAATCTGAGCAGCCAAGATACAGCTCCCCCGTCGTAATATGGGTTGTATTCATATTCGTAACCGTCCTTTTGTGATTTTTTGAGTAACTGAAATAAAGATATTTGTATCCTTGATACAATATTTAAAATAGGCATCACGGCTTATTCACTCTGTTTCTTTGCTCCTTTTTGATGAGAAAAAATAAAAAGTGGGCGAACAGCGATACACCGCATGTATCTCGCCCTAAACAGATGAAACAAATGAAAATGACAGTGAAATACCCAAGGTACTCATTACAAAAAAAGACGCCCGAGAGCGTCTTTTTTATCTGGAATAAAATTATTCATTAAAAAACCACGGACATGGCTAAATGCAAATGCAATACTAGTTTAGGGCCGTACGTGTGTGCCTTGAATATTAAGCAGAACGAATAATATCTAGCGTTTTTATGTCAATGATTGTTTGTTAGCAGTAGCAACGACACCAGTGCACTATAGTAGCGTCACCAATGGGTCTGCAAAAAAGTTGGGAAAGATTTTTATTAGGAATTGCTCCGCAGTAACTGGCCCCGAAGGTCAGCTAAATTGGTATACGAGACAGTTTATAAACAGAGTTTTTTACAAACGCTACCTTATTCTTAATACTTACGCTCAATATGCAAATTGGCGCACACTAATTTAAGCAACAAGACTTAAGAAACACAGAAATCGTGACTTGAATCACACTACCAAGCACAATAAAAGCCTTATGTATGTAAGAAGCCGTTAGCCGCTGCTGATAGAGTAAAGCCCCCCACCCTATTACCTTTCTTAAAAGTACTTACTGCACTTTGACCAAGGTTGACCAAAACAACACGAGACAAGGACGATAACTTCAAATTCTTATGTCAATCGAGCCAAAACCCCTCATTGGCATTGAATAAAA
The sequence above is a segment of the Vibrio campbellii CAIM 519 = NBRC 15631 = ATCC 25920 genome. Coding sequences within it:
- a CDS encoding HBL/NHE enterotoxin family protein, translating into MLTGTAVAIDHGMVAQNSQALQIQNYCNSVLQQVPVDFGKFPDLHDDQTKINAGLATAKGHANQYLNTIQPEIFDNITNISNYFALYQTIPIMCPKGATKKEWLDALAVLRDEARKYQEVSSNTRLVILGLHDSLVQDSGNFQAVVTNLNSKVGGDNGVLNKLSGEIDSLNAAVSGSIATIVAGGFLIVGGAFVTAIGAVADFVTAGTSTPVVIGGVAMMVAGTAGIAAGAKILKDSLNSRQALYQQRSTLTAEVHIASAISSGFAGLQNQAQNAVTAASQMSNSWDALSSDLDMLSKDISTGIKSPDAVRKMWLMAANTVVKDVITDINITKAQMAGVSPVIVPSNATLADYVNGLAA